One genomic segment of Amycolatopsis sp. Hca4 includes these proteins:
- a CDS encoding TetR/AcrR family transcriptional regulator — MTTGEASPRGMTRRRAETRRRVIEAAHDVFSELGIRDAPVELICDRAGFTRGAFYSNFASKEELFLAVYEVQMQERIQRLRAAVAEATATVDPTSADAVTRVLQEAAALFMASLTADETWYLLNAEFRAQALRQPELRAPTAAAERRFHAALAGILLDLVGRLGLRLAVEPESAVITIVRLYETMLERAILDELPDRADNRYVNQVLPRLLTALVTPDEG; from the coding sequence ATGACGACCGGCGAGGCGAGCCCGAGAGGGATGACCCGGCGACGCGCGGAGACCCGGCGGCGGGTCATCGAGGCGGCGCACGACGTCTTCTCGGAACTGGGGATCCGCGACGCGCCGGTCGAGCTGATCTGCGACCGCGCGGGGTTCACCCGCGGCGCCTTCTACTCCAACTTCGCCAGCAAGGAGGAGTTGTTCCTCGCGGTCTACGAGGTGCAGATGCAGGAGCGCATCCAGCGGCTGCGCGCCGCGGTCGCCGAAGCCACCGCGACGGTGGACCCGACGTCCGCGGACGCGGTCACGCGCGTGCTGCAGGAGGCGGCCGCGCTGTTCATGGCGTCGCTGACCGCGGACGAGACGTGGTACCTGCTCAACGCCGAATTCCGCGCCCAGGCCCTGCGCCAGCCCGAACTGCGCGCACCGACGGCCGCCGCCGAGCGCCGGTTCCACGCCGCCCTCGCCGGAATCCTGCTCGACCTGGTCGGCCGGCTGGGCCTGCGCCTGGCGGTCGAACCCGAGAGCGCCGTCATCACGATCGTCCGGCTGTACGAGACGATGCTCGAACGAGCGATCCTCGACGAACTGCCCGACCGGGCGGACAACCGTTACGTCAACCAGGTGCTGCCCCGGCTGCT